A window of Cryptomeria japonica chromosome 3, Sugi_1.0, whole genome shotgun sequence contains these coding sequences:
- the LOC131063873 gene encoding glycine-rich cell wall structural protein-like, translated as MASGGCCGGGGGSGGPPGHGGGVGRGLLDGPLGCGGGRGGDGTPGHGGGGPLGHGGSVGRGLMDGPLGHGGGRGGGGPPENGGVVGHGLMDDPP; from the exons ATGGCATCTG GAGGGTGTTGTGGAGGAGGTGGAGGCAGTGGTGGTCCTCCAGGACATGGTGGTGGTGTAGGACGTGGTCTTTTGGATGGTCCTCTGGGATGTGGTGGTGGACGCGGTGGTGATGGTACCCCAGGACATGGTGGTGGTGGTCCTCTGGGACATGGTGGTAGTGTAGGACGTGGCCTTATGGATGGTCCTTTGGGACATGGTGGTGGGCGAGGTGGAGGTGGTCCTCCAGAAAATGGTGGTGTTGTAGGACACGGCCTTATGGATGATCCTCCATGA